A section of the Brachyhypopomus gauderio isolate BG-103 chromosome 13, BGAUD_0.2, whole genome shotgun sequence genome encodes:
- the rps27.2 gene encoding 40S ribosomal protein S27.2: MPLAKDLLHPTPEEERRRHKKKRLVQSPNSYFMDVKCPGCYKITTVFSHAQTVVLCVGCSTVLCQPTGGKARLTEGCSFRRKQH, from the exons ATGCCT ctCGCTAAAGACTTGCTGCACCCAACTCCAGAGGAGGAGCGGAGGAGACACAAGAAGAAGCGTCTGGTGCAGAGCCCCAACTCCTACTTCATGGACGTGAAGTGTCCAG GTTGCTACAAGATCACTACAGTGTTCAGCCACGCGCAGACggtggtgttgtgtgtaggaTGCTCCACGGTGCTGTGCCAGCCCACCGGAGGAAAAGCACGCCTCACAGAAG GGTGCTCGTTCAGGAGAAAACAGCACTAG
- the rab13 gene encoding ras-related protein Rab-13: MAKKYDFLFKLLLIGDSGVGKTCLIIRFAEDNFNSTYISTIGIDFKVKTVEIEGKKVKLQVWDTAGQERFKTITTAYYRGAMGIILVYDITDEKSFENIQNWMKSIKENASAGVSRMLLGNKCDIEAKRKVSTDVGEKLAKDHGIRFFETSAKSSINVEESFAALARDILIKSSKKVGPSGRDVKLTSSAPEKKTSKCLLV; encoded by the exons ATGGCAAAGAAATACGACTTCCTTTTTAAATTACTACTTATTGGTGATAGTGGGGTTGGTAAAACATGCCTGATCATCCGTTTCGCAGAAGATAATTTTAATTCTACATACATATCAACTATTG GCATCGACTTCAAAGTGAAGACCGTCGAGATCGAAGGGAAGAAAGTCAAGCTACAAGTCTG GGACACTGCAGGGCAGGAGAGGTTTAAGACCATCACTACAGCTTACTACAGAGGAGCTATG GGCATCATCCTTGTGTATGACATCACCGATGAGAAATCCTTCGAGAACATTCAGAACTGGATGAAGAGCATCAAAGAG AATGCATCAGCAGGCGTGAGCCGGATGCTGTTGGGTAACAAGTGTGACATAGAGGCCAAGCGGAAGGTTTCCACAGACGTGGGGGAGAAG CTTGCAAAGGACCATGGAATTCGATTCTTCGAGACGAGCGCGAAGTCGAGCATCAACGTTGAGGAG TCCTTTGCTGCTCTGGCTCGAGACATTTTGATAAAATCAAGCAAGAAAGTG GGTCCGTCCGGCCGTGACGTCAAACTGACAAGCAGCGCCCCCGAGAAGAAGACTTCCAAATGTCTTCTGGTTTAG
- the fam189b gene encoding protein ENTREP3 codes for MPSPSDSSSMASVSGSRGFSGSRRGISGRASARVLLYLGLCHLALGAMVLAFSFTSLAFTSSPRVRQSCPFWAGFFVVASGVVGVISWRRPFTLVVSLFMLLSAVCVILSLAGSMLSCQNAQTVKSYLTCQVENGLCLCCDPKQACSLSEDETLVLYMHADCHSVRHQLKDLLFSACGLSILSTIICTLSTVTCSIHIFSLDLLHLLAPHRTRSVNPECTTPQDAFLTNMVDFEEFVPPIPPPPYYPPEYTCSSETDAQSITYNGSMESPVPLYPTECPPPYEAVMGHRAPSQATVFDTHTGETSAERWTSAAFSGEASVDSSSLLMSEIVDIPDDTSPSEDSCLLEVGVRMRSRAQGVSEEGGVTEDGSSRCTTQESDGATLPHPTRLCFRGERSNSCSSPSTYNTSTYRSPLMRRQALLSSSCSQLEMLGSSASQGSSGAEIPVCPCTPSWRDSASDATSPNTQALLPAPVIHSGPCVHQRGGRDRRESDGLLPLIRAHSEPGLSSSTDTGDFSGSVGSKGVGEGSSQPSAGTGRSMEACLQRQCLPLAPPGSLPRKGSLKAPTDRLPCKRAPASTLRVPKDCTRSLGDLKVTRVLVQRFLQRSKRNLGAASDHAVTCSQAPKRRAGGEGLPLEQVLRTSWGASRGQQYQQSAHRHRRGHHHSHSESRHSNRPRDYDPVRAEGIHLRSCGDLSSTSAQLLRRQRPRPHESSGALYSESAL; via the exons ATGCCCTCGCCGTCGGACTCCAGTAGTATGGCGTCGGTGTCGGGGTCCCGGGGGTTCTCCGGGAGCCGTCGAGGCATCTCTGGACGGGCCAGCGCGCGCGTGCTGCTCTACCTGGGCTTGTGTCACCTCGCGCTCGGTGCCATGGTGCTGGCGTTCAGCTTCACCAGCCTGGCGTTCACCTCTTCTCCCCGAGTCAGACAGTCCTGTCCGTTTTGGGCAGgctttttt GTTGTAGCTTCAGGAGTAGTAGGGGTTATTTCTTGGAGAAGACCGTTCACGTTGGTG GTATCACTGTTCATGCTGCTCTCTGCGGTGTGTGTGATCCTCAGTCTGGCAGGCTCCATGTTGTCCTGTCAAAATGCACAAACGGTCAAGTCTTACCTCACGTGCCAG gtggAGAATGGCCTATGTTTATGTTGTGACCCGAAGCAGGCGTGCTCTTTGTCAGAGGACGAGACCTTGGTGCTCTACATGCATGCTGACTGCCATTCGGTCCGACACCAGCTGAAG gacttgCTATTTAGTGCTTGTGGGCTGAGTATACTCTCAACTATCATCTGCACTCTATCAACTGTCACCTGCAGCATCCATATTTTTTCGCTGGACCTGCTGCATCTG TTGGCTCCTCACCGCACTCGCTCGGTTAACCCAGAATGCACCACTCCTCAGGACGCCTTTCTTACTAACATGGTGGATTTTGAAGAGTTTGTCCCGCCCATCCCCCCGCCCCCTTACTACCCCCCAGAATACACCTGCAGCTCGGAGACGGACGCTCAGAG CATCACGTATAACGGCTCGATGGAGAGTCCCGTCCCGCTCTACCCCACAGAGTGTCCTCCTCCGTACGAGGCTGTGATGGGCCACAGGGCTCCCAGCCAA GCCACAGTGTTCGACACCCACACCGGAGAGACGTCTGCAGAGAGATGGACGTCTGCTGCCTTTAGTGGCGAAG CGTCAGTGGACAGCAGCTCCCTGCTGATGTCCGAGATCGTGGACATTCCGGACGACACCTCGCCGTCGGAGGACTCCTGCCtgctggaggtgggggtgaggatgaggagcagGGCGCAGGGCGTCAGCGAGGAAGGCGGGGTGACGGAAGACGGCAGCTCACGCTGCACCACCCAAGAGTCCGATGGGGCTACCCTCCCCCACCCGACCCGCCTGTGCTTCAGGGGGGAGAGGTCCAACtcatgctcctcccccagcacctacaacacctccacctacag GTCTCCTCTGATGCGACGCCAGGCTCTGTTATCCAGCAGCTGTTCACAGTTGGAGATGTTGGGCAGCTCCGCCTCTCAGGGGTCGTCGGGGGCGGAGATCCCTGTCTGTCCCTGCACCCCGTCCTGGAGAGACTCCGCCTCCGATGCCACCAGCCCTAACACACAGGCCCTCCTGCCAGCTCCTGTCATACACTCGGGGCCCTGCGTCCATCAGAGAGGGGGGCGGGACCGAAGGGAGAGCGACGGCCTCCTCCCACTAATCAGAGCCCACAGTGAACCGGGCCTCAGCTCTTCCACTGAcacag GTGACTTCAGTGGTTCTGTGGGTAGTAAAGGTGTGGGGGAGGGCAGCTCTCAGCCCTCAGCAGGCACAG GTCGCTCGATGGAGGCTTGTCTGCAGAGGCAGTGTTTGCCTCTGGCGCCCCCTGGTTCCCTGCCCAGGAAAGGCAGCTTGAAGGCTCCCACAGACCGCCTGCCCTGCAAACGGGCCCCGGCCAGCACTCTGCGGGTCCCCAAAGACTGCACACGCTCCTTGGGCGACCTCAAG GTGACCAGAGTTCTTGTGCAGCGGTTCCTGCAGAGGTCCAAACGGAATCTCGGCGCCGCCTCCGATCACGCGGTGACGTGCAGTCAGGCGCCTAAACGCAGGGCTGGGGGGGAGGGCCTACCTCTCGAACAG gtcTTGCgtacctcctggggagccagcagggggcagcagtaCCAGCAAAGTGCACACCGCCATCGCCGGGGACACCACCACTCCCACAGCGAGAGTCGCCACAGCAACCGTCCCCGTGACTACGACCCTGTGAGGGCAGAGGGCATCCACCTGCGCAGTTGTGGCGACCTCAGCTCCACGTCTGCGCAGCTGCTGCGCAGGCAGCGGCCACGTCCGCACGAGTCGTCCGGCGCCCTCTACTCGGAGTCGGCCCTGTGA
- the nbn gene encoding nibrin yields MWKLRRADGGAEAICLLPGKDYVVGRKNCDILLSNDQSISRVHAHLSVTEQVVMLKDSSKYGTFVNNEQVATGSTTTLHVGDGLTFGVFQSKFRLELDSVLVCSSCVDAEGKTSLSQDVQAVGGRLVGTWTQDCTHLVMPVVKVTIKTICALLCCRPVVKPEFFAELSAAVRRKQALPKAESFRPEMGEASLSEQEVDLSPRTERKTLFKDKTFVFLNTKQMKRLSQAISCGSGRSQLLEEGSVPVSLLESPRTCVVDVETGSSQALLTPTTKTWVDSVGRVLHRNGLRFITESEIGLAAIYVNNETYCNPGVSLSSDSVRVRPAIPGASLSQNATVDETVLPPVSQNITAYAANTEPSQPIRGLDICGVAAIGETPEKRPGRAYAQGSTASSGRPLSAGVPPVAHAVPESTRPAAGLAGDRSEETTPQPARVQPGTFKPPQKQSALTNYFQPAKKKRRREGEADSLSEAKLSRKDGEDEENRKAKSSNAASESLDPVSACAGQSQRGHRRHPDFSASLGLGSGVGTSSGRGESDPSVVSGATKRKEPEQDKPSGPEASADMGELDVSPDELESIMSLDMDQPLEPAANKRQRVDPGETMMAPSNQRRAEKQKSVANNIQGLENKGPSAASSSQSSGRKQRESSNKTPDLGKKECSSVCRKDKSEPEDIKDEEVSFAVATESLNSFGKCKKVVEIKQDPMALTSATGTENDPELPKKVMQIQFKTLTVSAPCRPRPDPLQMCDPNSKNFKRFRKLPVPGLHGLPSIIGGSDLVAHSRSKNSELEEWLKDAAKEEKEQEAEDAAGEDLFRYNPKSTKRR; encoded by the exons ATGTGGAAGTTACGGCGTGCAGACGGcggcgcag AGGCCATCTGTCTCCTCCCTGGTAAGGACTATGTGGTGGGTCGGAAGAACTGTGACATCCTTCTGTCCAATGACCAGTCGATCAGTCGCGTGCACGCCCACCTGTCTGTCACTGAGCAG GTGGTCATGCTAAAGGACAGTTCCAAATACGGTACCTTCGTCAACAACGAGCAGGTCGCGACCGGATCCACCACCACGCTGCATGTTGGAGACGGCCTGACGTTCGGGGTCTTTCAAAGCAAGTTTAG GCTGGAGCTGGACTCGGTGCTCGTCTGTTCGTCGTGTGTGGACGCTGAAGGGAAGACGAGCCTCTCGCAGGACGTCCAGGCTGTCGGGGGACGCCTGGTCGGCACCTGGACGCAGGACTGCACGCACCTGGTCATGCCCGTGGTGAAGGTCACCATCAAG ACCATATGTGCTCTCCTGTGCTGCCGGCCCGTCGTGAAGCCGGAGTTCTTCGCCGAGCTCTCCGCTGCCGTGCGGCGGAAGCAGGCGCTTCCGAAGGCGGAGAG TTTCAGACCAGAGATGGGCGAGGCCAGTCTGAGCGAGCAGGAGGTGGATCTGAGCCCCCGGACGGAGAGGAAGACCCTGTTCAAGGACAAAACCTTTGTCTTCCTCAACACCAAGCAG atgAAACGTTTAAGTCAGGCCATCAGTTGTggaagtgggaggagtcagCTTTTGGAGGAGGGGTCAGTTCCTGTGTCACTTCTGGAATCTCCAAGGAcgtgtgttgtagatgtggaaaCTGGATCTTCCCAAGCACTGCTAACACCCACCACCAAGACATGGGTGGACTCTGTGGGCCGGGTCTTACACAG AAATGGGTTGCGCTTCATCACTGAATCTGAGATTGGATTGGCTGCCATTTATGTTAACAATGAGACCTACTGCAATCCCGGTGTCTCTTTAAGTTCTG ATTCTGTGCGAGTGAGGCCAGCGATCCCTGGAGCATCGCTGTCCCAGAATGCCACGGTGGACGAGACTGTGCTTCCTCCAGTCTCCCAGAACATCACGGCCTACGCGGCCAACACAGAACCGTCTCAGCCCATACGCGG GTTGGACATATGCGGGGTCGCAGCCATTGGGGAGACCCCAGAGAAGCGTCCTGGTCGGGCGTACGCCCAGGGCTCCACCGCGTCCTCCGGGAGGCCGTTGTCGGCCGGAGTGCCGCCGGTAGCCCACGCCGTCCCGGAGTCCACGCGTCCAGCAGCTGGTCTGGCTGGAGACCGGAGCGAGGAGACCACGCCACAGCCAGCACGCGTCCAGCCCGGCACGTTTAAACCCCCCCAGAAACAGTCCGCACTCACAAACTACTTCCAGCCCGCCAAAAAGAAAAGGCGA CGTGAGGGTGAAGCGGATTCCTTGTCTGAGGCTAAGCTGTCCAGGAAGGACGGCGAGGATGAGGAGAACAGGAAGGCGAAGAGCTCTAATGCTGCCTCCGAGAGCCTGGATCCCGTCAGCGCGTGCGCAGGCCAGAGCCAGCGTGGTCACCGCCGGCATCCCGATTTCAGCGCAAGTCTGGGTTTGGGTTCTGGGGTCGGTACCAGCTCAGGACGCGGAGAGAGCGATCCGAGCGTCGTCTCCGGTGCTACGAAGAGGAAAGAGCCGGAGCAGGACAAGCCGTCTGGTCCCGAGGCGTCTGCGGACATGGGCGAACTTGACGTGTCTCCCGATGAGTTGGAGTCCATCATGTCCCTGGACATGGACCAGCCCCTGGAGCCTGCGGCCAATAAGAGACAGCGTGTGGATCCGGGTGAGACCATGATGGCACCCAGCAACCAGCGGAGGGCGGAGAAACAGAAAAGCGTAGCCAATAATATCCAAGGATTGGAGAACAAAGGACCAAGTGCAGCCAGTAGCAGTCAGAGCTCTGGAAGGAAGCAGAGGGAGTCGTCCAATAAAACGCCAGATTTGGGGAAGAAAGAGTGTAGCTCTGTGTGTAGGAAGGATAAATCTGAACCTGAGGATATTAAAGATGAAGAAGTGTCATTTGCTGTG GCAACAGAGTCTCTTAATAGCTTTGGCAAGTGCAAAAAAGTGGTAGAAATCAAGCAAGATCCCATG GCCTTGACCTCAGCGACAGGTACCGAGAACGACCCTGAGCTTCCCAAGAAGGTCATGCAGATTCAGTTCAAGACCCTGACAgtgagcgccccctgcaggccgaGACCCGACCCGCTGCAGATGTGTGATCCCAACAGCAAGAACTTCAAGCGTTTCCGCAAG CTTCCTGTTCCTGGCCTTCATGGATTACCCAGCATCATCGGCGGCTCAGACCTGGTGGCTCACAGCCGCAGCAAGAACTCCGAACTTGAGGAATGGCTAAAAGATGCAGcgaag gaggagaaggagcaggAGGCAGAAGATGCTGCAGGAGAAGACCTGTTCAG GTACAACCCAAAGTCTACTAAAAGAAGATGA
- the osgin2 gene encoding oxidative stress-induced growth inhibitor 2 yields the protein MPLRDESSLPRESPATVPVVIIGNGPSGICLSHLLSGYTPYLDTEATHPNPILYHKLQEAEHLPITKQDLQYLCEGLEGRSGNPVAVLYDTLLHPDADRGLEFPPVLQWRLEKQHHIPHLVLGKGSPGGAWHTMEGSMLTISLGIWMELPGVNYRDISPGKRRAVSTNRATPEEISSYYKNYVKLMGLQKNFAENTYVTSVQRLHRDHESSLGKDNGHENDSKADQTNAPGNWTDHCTKKETERGHDGKENEHSNVLRNGTQNGRGESGEEEDRRKRRVEGVRENGVSQGLPQGLWEVRGYQQLQGDSHVPFSLFAENVVLATGASDSPARLGVEGEELPYVFHSVRDLGVAVNRQGHLGPASDPVLVVGAGLSAADAVLCACDHSVSVLHTFRKRADDPGLIFKQLPKTLYPEYHRVYHMMCSQTHLLSPIANCGADPSGPAASSAPLPDYTSFPEHCVLSFQPDMRCFLRGSNGVLRAFKVSMVLVLIGTHPDLFFLKEQGQYLGSDPSRPISCKHNPVDVNPYTFECSAEPGLFAMGPLVGDNFVRFLKGGALGITTCLLNKMEKKGKLIDDGRCGRGGQGGGRGVGGFV from the exons ATGCCTCTCCGGGACGAGAGCTCCCTGCCCAGGGAGAGCCCTGCGACCGTGCCCGTCGTCATCATCG GTAACGGCCCATCGGGGATCTGCCTGTCACATCTCCTGAGCGGGTACACGCCCTATTTAGACACGGAGGCCACGCACCCCAACCCCATCCTTTACCACAAACTCCAGGAGGCAGAGCACCTGCCCATCACGAAGCAG gacctGCAGTATCTGTGTGAGGGATTAGAGGGCCGTTCAGGGAACCCAGTGGCTGTGCTCTAcgacacactcctccaccccgaCGCAGACCGGGGGCTCGAGTTTCCACCGGTGCTGCAGTGGAGGTTGGAGAAGCAGCATCACATCCCCCACCTGGTCCTGGGAAAAGGCTCCCCAGGGGGGGCGTGGCAC ACAATGGAAGGGTCTATGCTGACCATTAGTCTGGGGATTTGGATGGAGCTACCTGGGGTCAACTACAGGGACATCAGCCCTGGCAAGAGGAG GGCTGTGTCGACTAACCGGGCCACTCCAGAGGAGATCTCCTCCTATTATAAGAATTATGTCAAGCTTATGGGTCTCCAGAAGAACTTTGCAGAAAACACCTACGTCACATCTGTTCAGAGACTCCACCGTGATCACGAAAGTAGCCTTGGGAAAGATAATGGGCATGAAAATGACAGCAAGGCTGATCAGACAAACGCTCCAGGAAACTGGACTGACCATTGTACCAAAAAGGAAACAGAACGTGGTCATGATGGCAAGGAAAATGAGCACAGTAATGTCTTAAGAAATGGGACACAGAACGGGAGGGGTGAatcaggagaagaggaggacaggagaaagagaagggtTGAAGGTGTGAGGGAAAATGGGGTTTCTCAGGGGCTCCCACAGGGGCTGTGGGAGGTCAGGGGTTACCAGCAGCTCCAGGGCGACAGCCATGTCCCTTTCAGCCTCTTTGCAGAGAACGTCGTCTTGGCGACAGGAGCGTCTGACTCACCGGCTCGGCTGGGCGTGGAAGGGGAGGAGCTTCCCTACGTGTTCCACAGTGTGCGCGACCTCGGCGTGGCCGTCAACCGCCAAGGTCATCTGGGCCCCGCCTCCGACCCCGTGCTcgtggtgggggcggggcttagcgCGGCCGACGCGGTCCTGTGCGCCTGCGACCACAGCGTCTCAGTGCTGCACACCTTTCGCAAGCGGGCCGATGACCCCGGCCTCATCTTCAAACAGCTGCCCAAGACGCTCTACCCAGAGTACCACAGGGTCTATCACATGATGTGCTCCCAGACCCACTTGCTGTCCCCGATTGCCAACTGCGGCGCCGATCCCAGCGGTCCTGCCGCTTCCTCGGCTCCGCTCCCGGACTACACCAGCTTCCCGGAACACTGCGTCCTGTCCTTCCAACCCGACATGCGCTGCTTCCTTCGCGGGTCCAATGGCGTTCTGAGAGCTTTCAAAGTCTCCATGGTGCTGGTCCTGATCGGAACCCACCCGGACCTGTTCTTCCTGAAGGAGCAGGGTCAGTACTTGGGCTCGGACCCCAGCAGGCCCATCTCCTGCAAGCATAATCCCGTGGACGTGAACCCCTACACATTCGAGTGCAGTGCCGAGCCTGGCCTGTTCGCCATGGGCCCCCTGGTGGGGGACAACTTTGTGCGGTTTCTGAAGGGAGGAGCTCTGGGCATCACCACCTGCCTGCTGAACAAGATGGAGAAGAAAGGGAAGCTTATTGATGATGGAAGGTGTGGGAGAGGTGGGCAGGGTGGAGGCAGAGGAGTGGGGGGATTTGTCTGA